In Capillimicrobium parvum, a genomic segment contains:
- the metK gene encoding methionine adenosyltransferase translates to MSQYADNEYLFTSESVTEGHPDKVADQISDGVLDAVMKDDPTGRVACETLVNTGLVVVSGEITTETYVDVQEVARETIRKIGYVDADLGFSADSCAVINAIDKQSPDIAQGVNQAYETRTDPGDDDALDVAGAGDQGMMFGYATNETDELMPLPIALAHKLAKRLADVRHGQVVPYLRPDGKTQVSVRYVDGRPVAIEKLLISTQHREGSEGVIPDDLWEHVVLPVLPRGLYDENKLRRDFLVNPTGRFVIGGPVGDCGLTGRKIIVDTYGGMARHGGGAFSGKDPSKVDRSAAYAARYVAKNLVAAGLADRAEVQVAYAIGVAHPVSVMVETFGTEKVGRAQIAQLVDEHFDLRPGAFRDYLNLHRPIYQKTAAYGHFGREDHDFTWEKTDKAQALRSAAGLE, encoded by the coding sequence ATGAGCCAGTACGCCGACAACGAGTACCTCTTCACGTCAGAGTCCGTGACCGAGGGCCATCCCGACAAGGTGGCCGACCAGATCTCCGACGGCGTCCTCGACGCCGTCATGAAGGACGACCCGACCGGGCGCGTGGCGTGCGAGACGCTCGTCAACACGGGCCTGGTCGTCGTCTCGGGCGAGATCACGACCGAGACCTACGTCGACGTCCAGGAGGTCGCGCGCGAGACGATCCGCAAGATCGGCTACGTCGACGCCGACCTCGGCTTCAGCGCCGACTCCTGCGCGGTGATCAACGCGATCGACAAGCAGTCGCCCGACATCGCCCAGGGCGTCAACCAGGCCTACGAGACGCGGACGGACCCCGGCGACGACGACGCCCTCGACGTCGCGGGCGCCGGCGACCAGGGGATGATGTTCGGCTACGCGACGAACGAGACCGACGAGCTCATGCCGCTGCCGATCGCGCTCGCGCACAAGCTGGCCAAGCGGCTGGCCGACGTGCGCCACGGCCAGGTCGTGCCGTACCTCCGGCCCGACGGCAAGACGCAGGTGTCGGTGCGCTACGTGGACGGCCGTCCGGTCGCGATCGAGAAGCTGCTGATCTCCACGCAGCATCGGGAGGGCTCGGAGGGCGTCATCCCCGACGACCTCTGGGAGCACGTCGTGCTGCCGGTGCTGCCGCGCGGCCTCTACGACGAGAACAAGCTGCGCCGAGACTTCCTCGTCAACCCGACCGGGCGCTTCGTCATCGGCGGGCCGGTGGGCGACTGCGGCCTGACCGGGCGCAAGATCATCGTCGACACCTACGGCGGCATGGCCCGCCACGGCGGCGGCGCGTTCAGCGGCAAGGACCCGTCGAAGGTGGACCGCAGCGCCGCGTACGCCGCCCGCTACGTGGCGAAGAACCTGGTCGCCGCGGGCCTGGCCGACCGCGCGGAGGTGCAGGTCGCGTACGCGATCGGCGTCGCGCATCCGGTCTCGGTCATGGTCGAGACGTTCGGCACCGAGAAGGTCGGCCGCGCGCAGATCGCCCAGCTCGTCGACGAGCACTTCGACCTGCGCCCCGGCGCGTTCCGCGACTACCTGAACCTGCACCGGCCGATCTATCAGAAGACCGCGGCCTACGGCCACTTCGGCCGCGAGGATCACGACTTCACCTGGGAGAAGACCGACAAGGCGCAGGCGCTGCGCTCCGCCGCGGGGCTGGAGTAG